The following are encoded together in the Osmia lignaria lignaria isolate PbOS001 chromosome 6, iyOsmLign1, whole genome shotgun sequence genome:
- the LOC117601489 gene encoding cytosolic carboxypeptidase-like protein 5 isoform X2, translating to MENTNECITCGDFAFYNNFDSANLARVEIVKLPEISEKDGCEAENKSCQSSNSEDPIDYEFNLWTKHDCHGTQFQNNNRTWFYFGVKANTPRAYVKFNIVNLNKHVKMFSQGMCPVFKIVPGHLHWERIREKPTYTLDQTGNDFTLSFAYTVPENPKAITYFAFTYPFSYIDLQNYLRRIEAKLARRDITCVDDVYYHRECAIKSLEGRRLDLITVSSFHNISTEREDRLSNMFSDKNEERPFKFWDKKVIFISARVHPGETPSSFVFNGLLNFIITRDDQIAINLRRLYVFKLIPMLNPDGVAKGHYRMDTRGVNLNRVYLNPSLKDHPTIYAARNLIRYYHNTYKLPKEDELSSVYFGNGENNLNVIDTSRTITSIVRDTTTRLLQQEPTLLKTNSDDMPQGGGEELCNKTEDSDNSVELNSDKKTYTAVGIGHLPKDDSGLYLYIDLHGHASKKGVFMYGNYFDNVEDTITCMLLPKLMSINNPNFHFTSCNFTEKNMYIIDKRDGMSREGSGRVAVYKLTGLIRSYTLECNYNSGRLVNTIPPRIRDGVNKTMAPMFVPPKYTPAVFEAVGAALGPSILDLTSNNPNSRLPNSQYRCLRGIKSFLKLSYVNNLSTPLGKSLNKDDNDIISQDSCNLKGNESQISDSSTGSKNSVKSETNLVKKSCIIRRTTSLYTAVKRIKNNKKSRQTITRRPLKNQCVHNSEVNSKLPAMGSKDNLIKSPCFSGLHDASELQIKDFQYSNKKLTTTNRLSKIALSSEETAIVKHGAKRLKIISTRVNKRRPEVGESSNNVPENTKPSTKTFLTPNKQNTRTASKVIKKRGHNVEQNKSKSSKSKKVNRNTIVVENVLKTESSNKI from the exons ATGGAAAACACGAATGAATGTATTACCTGTGGAGATTTtgcattttataacaattttgaTTCAGCCAATTTAGCAAGAGTTGAGATAGTAAAATTAccagaaatatctgaaaaag ACGGATGTGAAGCGGAAAATAAATCATGTCAAAGTTCAAACTCAGAAGATCCGATAGATTATGAGTTTAACTTGTGGACAAAACATGACTGTCATGGAACACAATTTCAGAATAACAATAGAACGTGGTTTTATTTTGGTGTTAAAGCTAATACACCAAGAGCTTATGTTAAATTCAATATAGTCAACTTAAATAAACATGTAAAAATGTTTAGTCAAGGAATGTGTCCTGTTTTTAAAATTGTACCTGGTCATTTACATTGGGAACGGATTCGTGAAAAACCTACTTACACT TTGGATCAAACAGGAAATGATTTTACATTATCATTTGCTTATACTGTTCCTGAAAATCCTAAAGCCATTACATATTTCGCGTTCACTTATCCTTTTTCTTATATTGATCtgcaaaattatttaagaaGAATAGAGGCAAAACTAGCAAGGAGAGATATTACTTGTGTAGATGATGTTTATTATCATAGGGAATGTGCAATAAAATCTTTAGAGGGACGAAGAttggatttaataacagtaaGCTCATTTCATAACATATCAACGGAGAGAGAAGATAGACTGAGCAATATGTTTTCTGATAAAAATGAAGAGAGACCTTTCAAATTTTGGGACAAAAAG gtAATTTTTATTAGTGCCAGGGTCCACCCAGGAGAAACACCATCTAGTTTCGTTTTTAATGGTCTTCTCAATTTTATTATAACCCGTGACGACCAAATTGCGATTAATCTCCGTCGCCTATACGTGTTCAAATTAATACCAATGCTCAATCCCGATGGTGTAGCCAAGGGTCATTATCGAATGGATACCAGAGGGGTCAACCTTAATAGGGTGTATTTAAATCCTTCTTTAAAAGATCACCCAACAATATATGCTGCAAGAAATTTAATAAg ATATTATCATAACACATACAAACTGCCAAAAGAGGACGAACTTTCAAGTGTTTATTTTGGAAATGGTGAGAATAATTTAAATGTCATTGATACCTCTCGTACAATTACAAGTATTGTACGCGACACTACAACAAGATTACTTCAACAG GAACCTACATTACTTAAAACGAATTCGGATGACATGCCTCAGG GTGGTGGAGAAGAGCTGTGTAATAAAACAGAAGATAGTGATAACTCTGTAGAACTTAACTCTGATAAAAAGACTTACACAGCCGTTGGCATAGGACATTTACCTAAAGACGATTCTGGTTTATATCTGTACATTGATCTACATGGCCATGCTTCGAAAAAAGGTGTCTTTATGTATGGCAATTACTTTGATAATGTAGAAGATACGATAACGTGTATGCTTCTGCCAAAATTGATGTCGATTAACAatccaaattttcattttacttcaTGCAATTTTACAGAAAAGAATATGTACATTAT AGATAAAAGAGATGGTATGTCAAGAGAAGGATCAGGTCGTGTAGCTGTATATAAATTAACTGGTCTTATACGTAGTTACACGCTTGAATGTAATTATAATTCTGGGCGTTTGGTAAATACTATACCTCCGAGGATTCGTGATGGCGTTAATAAGACCATGGCCCCTATGTTCGTTCCACCAAAGTATACTCCAGCAGTTTTTGAAGCG GTTGGAGCAGCATTAGGTCCTTCGATTTTAGATCTTACGAGTAATAATCCTAATAGTCGACTGCCAAATAGCCAATATCGTTGTTTAAGGGGTATAAAATCCTTTTTAAAATTATCGTATGTGAACAATCTTTCTACACCGTTAGGCAAGTCACTGAATAAG GATGATAATGATATCATATCTCAGGATTCTTGCAATTTAAAAGGGAATGAATCTCAAATAAGTGATTCTTCTACTGGTTCAAAgaattctgtgaaaagtgaaacAAATCTTGTAAAAAAATCGTGCATCATTCGTCGTACCACATCCCTTTACACTGCGgtaaaaagaataaagaataacAAAAAATCTCGACAAACTATAACTCGTAGACCATTAAAAAATCAGTGCGTTCATAACAGTGAAGTAAATTCAAAACTTCCTGCAATGGGATCGAAAGACAACTTGATAAAGAGTCCATGTTTTAGTGGCCTCCATGATGCTTCGGAGTTGCaaataaaagattttcaatattcaaataaaaaattgacaACGACCAATAGATTGTCAAAAATAGCATTGTCTTCCGAAGAAACAGCAATTGTGAAACATGGAGCGAaacgattaaaaattatttctacaAGAGTTAATAAAAGGCGACCGGAAGTTGGAGAATCCTCCAACAACGTTCCGGAAAACACAAAACCGTCAACGAAAACATTCCTTACACCTAATAAACAAAATACAAGAACAGCTtctaaagtaattaaaaaacgtGGCCATAATGTGGAACAAAACAAATCGAAGTCTTCCAAATCCAAAAAAGTTAATAGGAATACTATAGTAGtcgaaaatgtattaaaaactGAGAGTTCAAATAAGATATAA
- the LOC117601489 gene encoding cytosolic carboxypeptidase-like protein 5 isoform X1, with amino-acid sequence MENTNECITCGDFAFYNNFDSANLARVEIVKLPEISEKDGCEAENKSCQSSNSEDPIDYEFNLWTKHDCHGTQFQNNNRTWFYFGVKANTPRAYVKFNIVNLNKHVKMFSQGMCPVFKIVPGHLHWERIREKPTYTLDQTGNDFTLSFAYTVPENPKAITYFAFTYPFSYIDLQNYLRRIEAKLARRDITCVDDVYYHRECAIKSLEGRRLDLITVSSFHNISTEREDRLSNMFSDKNEERPFKFWDKKVIFISARVHPGETPSSFVFNGLLNFIITRDDQIAINLRRLYVFKLIPMLNPDGVAKGHYRMDTRGVNLNRVYLNPSLKDHPTIYAARNLIRYYHNTYKLPKEDELSSVYFGNGENNLNVIDTSRTITSIVRDTTTRLLQQVTLMTLDEVKSKDQPEIFQEPTLLKTNSDDMPQGGGEELCNKTEDSDNSVELNSDKKTYTAVGIGHLPKDDSGLYLYIDLHGHASKKGVFMYGNYFDNVEDTITCMLLPKLMSINNPNFHFTSCNFTEKNMYIIDKRDGMSREGSGRVAVYKLTGLIRSYTLECNYNSGRLVNTIPPRIRDGVNKTMAPMFVPPKYTPAVFEAVGAALGPSILDLTSNNPNSRLPNSQYRCLRGIKSFLKLSYVNNLSTPLGKSLNKDDNDIISQDSCNLKGNESQISDSSTGSKNSVKSETNLVKKSCIIRRTTSLYTAVKRIKNNKKSRQTITRRPLKNQCVHNSEVNSKLPAMGSKDNLIKSPCFSGLHDASELQIKDFQYSNKKLTTTNRLSKIALSSEETAIVKHGAKRLKIISTRVNKRRPEVGESSNNVPENTKPSTKTFLTPNKQNTRTASKVIKKRGHNVEQNKSKSSKSKKVNRNTIVVENVLKTESSNKI; translated from the exons ATGGAAAACACGAATGAATGTATTACCTGTGGAGATTTtgcattttataacaattttgaTTCAGCCAATTTAGCAAGAGTTGAGATAGTAAAATTAccagaaatatctgaaaaag ACGGATGTGAAGCGGAAAATAAATCATGTCAAAGTTCAAACTCAGAAGATCCGATAGATTATGAGTTTAACTTGTGGACAAAACATGACTGTCATGGAACACAATTTCAGAATAACAATAGAACGTGGTTTTATTTTGGTGTTAAAGCTAATACACCAAGAGCTTATGTTAAATTCAATATAGTCAACTTAAATAAACATGTAAAAATGTTTAGTCAAGGAATGTGTCCTGTTTTTAAAATTGTACCTGGTCATTTACATTGGGAACGGATTCGTGAAAAACCTACTTACACT TTGGATCAAACAGGAAATGATTTTACATTATCATTTGCTTATACTGTTCCTGAAAATCCTAAAGCCATTACATATTTCGCGTTCACTTATCCTTTTTCTTATATTGATCtgcaaaattatttaagaaGAATAGAGGCAAAACTAGCAAGGAGAGATATTACTTGTGTAGATGATGTTTATTATCATAGGGAATGTGCAATAAAATCTTTAGAGGGACGAAGAttggatttaataacagtaaGCTCATTTCATAACATATCAACGGAGAGAGAAGATAGACTGAGCAATATGTTTTCTGATAAAAATGAAGAGAGACCTTTCAAATTTTGGGACAAAAAG gtAATTTTTATTAGTGCCAGGGTCCACCCAGGAGAAACACCATCTAGTTTCGTTTTTAATGGTCTTCTCAATTTTATTATAACCCGTGACGACCAAATTGCGATTAATCTCCGTCGCCTATACGTGTTCAAATTAATACCAATGCTCAATCCCGATGGTGTAGCCAAGGGTCATTATCGAATGGATACCAGAGGGGTCAACCTTAATAGGGTGTATTTAAATCCTTCTTTAAAAGATCACCCAACAATATATGCTGCAAGAAATTTAATAAg ATATTATCATAACACATACAAACTGCCAAAAGAGGACGAACTTTCAAGTGTTTATTTTGGAAATGGTGAGAATAATTTAAATGTCATTGATACCTCTCGTACAATTACAAGTATTGTACGCGACACTACAACAAGATTACTTCAACAG GTAACACTTATGACATTAGATGAAGTAAAAAGTAAAGATCAACCGGAAATTTTTCAGGAACCTACATTACTTAAAACGAATTCGGATGACATGCCTCAGG GTGGTGGAGAAGAGCTGTGTAATAAAACAGAAGATAGTGATAACTCTGTAGAACTTAACTCTGATAAAAAGACTTACACAGCCGTTGGCATAGGACATTTACCTAAAGACGATTCTGGTTTATATCTGTACATTGATCTACATGGCCATGCTTCGAAAAAAGGTGTCTTTATGTATGGCAATTACTTTGATAATGTAGAAGATACGATAACGTGTATGCTTCTGCCAAAATTGATGTCGATTAACAatccaaattttcattttacttcaTGCAATTTTACAGAAAAGAATATGTACATTAT AGATAAAAGAGATGGTATGTCAAGAGAAGGATCAGGTCGTGTAGCTGTATATAAATTAACTGGTCTTATACGTAGTTACACGCTTGAATGTAATTATAATTCTGGGCGTTTGGTAAATACTATACCTCCGAGGATTCGTGATGGCGTTAATAAGACCATGGCCCCTATGTTCGTTCCACCAAAGTATACTCCAGCAGTTTTTGAAGCG GTTGGAGCAGCATTAGGTCCTTCGATTTTAGATCTTACGAGTAATAATCCTAATAGTCGACTGCCAAATAGCCAATATCGTTGTTTAAGGGGTATAAAATCCTTTTTAAAATTATCGTATGTGAACAATCTTTCTACACCGTTAGGCAAGTCACTGAATAAG GATGATAATGATATCATATCTCAGGATTCTTGCAATTTAAAAGGGAATGAATCTCAAATAAGTGATTCTTCTACTGGTTCAAAgaattctgtgaaaagtgaaacAAATCTTGTAAAAAAATCGTGCATCATTCGTCGTACCACATCCCTTTACACTGCGgtaaaaagaataaagaataacAAAAAATCTCGACAAACTATAACTCGTAGACCATTAAAAAATCAGTGCGTTCATAACAGTGAAGTAAATTCAAAACTTCCTGCAATGGGATCGAAAGACAACTTGATAAAGAGTCCATGTTTTAGTGGCCTCCATGATGCTTCGGAGTTGCaaataaaagattttcaatattcaaataaaaaattgacaACGACCAATAGATTGTCAAAAATAGCATTGTCTTCCGAAGAAACAGCAATTGTGAAACATGGAGCGAaacgattaaaaattatttctacaAGAGTTAATAAAAGGCGACCGGAAGTTGGAGAATCCTCCAACAACGTTCCGGAAAACACAAAACCGTCAACGAAAACATTCCTTACACCTAATAAACAAAATACAAGAACAGCTtctaaagtaattaaaaaacgtGGCCATAATGTGGAACAAAACAAATCGAAGTCTTCCAAATCCAAAAAAGTTAATAGGAATACTATAGTAGtcgaaaatgtattaaaaactGAGAGTTCAAATAAGATATAA
- the bou gene encoding glycosylphosphatidylinositol anchored membrane protein boudin — MGANSSIRSCTLFAALLLFIESVHSLRCYQCSSTNNSHPFQCNEFLSSDVDIKPQPCDGVYEAQYCVKHTGRFEAISLDCYQCTSEEELSCGSSNLVLNTLQPANCSHVYGARYCIKSVGRYGGGIGTKRFCASVDLGNYCDYVSQPGDKLTYRTCIFTCSGDGCNSAAILKPTILWIVPIGLFVTYKLLFQR, encoded by the exons ATGGGCGCCAACAGCAGCATCAGAAGCTGCACACTTTTTGCAGCACTTCTACTTTTCATCGAAAGTG tcCACAGTTTACGATGTTATCAGTGCAGTAGCACAAACAACTCGCATCCGTTCCAATGCAACGAATTTCTGTCAAGCGACGTCGATATCAAACCACAGCCTTGCGATGGTGTTTACGAGGCACAATACTGTGTGAAGCATACAGGCCGATTTGAGG CGATAAGTCTGGATTGCTACCAGTGCACATCTGAAGAAGAACTGAGCTGCGGGAGTAGCAATTTGGTTCTGAATACTCTGCAACCGGCAAATTGCAGTCATGTTTACGGTGCACGTTATTGCATCAAATCAGTCGGCCGATACGGAG GTGGAATAGGTACGAAGCGATTCTGTGCATCAGTGGATCTTGGGAATTACTGTGACTATGTGAGCCAACCAGGTGACAAATTAACTTACCGGACGTGCATCTTCACCTGCAGCGGTGACGGATGTAATTCAGCAGCCATCCTGAAACCAACTATCTTGTGGATAGTACCAATTGGACTATTCGTAACatataaattactttttcaaAGGTAG
- the LOC117601489 gene encoding cytosolic carboxypeptidase-like protein 5 isoform X3, with protein MENTNECITCGDFAFYNNFDSANLARVEIVKLPEISEKDGCEAENKSCQSSNSEDPIDYEFNLWTKHDCHGTQFQNNNRTWFYFGVKANTPRAYVKFNIVNLNKHVKMFSQGMCPVFKIVPGHLHWERIREKPTYTLDQTGNDFTLSFAYTVPENPKAITYFAFTYPFSYIDLQNYLRRIEAKLARRDITCVDDVYYHRECAIKSLEGRRLDLITVSSFHNISTEREDRLSNMFSDKNEERPFKFWDKKVIFISARVHPGETPSSFVFNGLLNFIITRDDQIAINLRRLYVFKLIPMLNPDGVAKGHYRMDTRGVNLNRVYLNPSLKDHPTIYAARNLIRYYHNTYKLPKEDELSSVYFGNGENNLNVIDTSRTITSIVRDTTTRLLQQVTLMTLDEVKSKDQPEIFQEPTLLKTNSDDMPQGGGEELCNKTEDSDNSVELNSDKKTYTAVGIGHLPKDDSGLYLYIDLHGHASKKGVFMYGNYFDNVEDTITCMLLPKLMSINNPNFHFTSCNFTEKNMYIIDKRDGMSREGSGRVAVYKLTGLIRSYTLECNYNSGRLVNTIPPRIRDGVNKTMAPMFVPPKYTPAVFEAVGAALGPSILDLTSNNPNSRLPNSQYRCLRGIKSFLKLSYVNNLSTPLGKSLNKKKQNITVKND; from the exons ATGGAAAACACGAATGAATGTATTACCTGTGGAGATTTtgcattttataacaattttgaTTCAGCCAATTTAGCAAGAGTTGAGATAGTAAAATTAccagaaatatctgaaaaag ACGGATGTGAAGCGGAAAATAAATCATGTCAAAGTTCAAACTCAGAAGATCCGATAGATTATGAGTTTAACTTGTGGACAAAACATGACTGTCATGGAACACAATTTCAGAATAACAATAGAACGTGGTTTTATTTTGGTGTTAAAGCTAATACACCAAGAGCTTATGTTAAATTCAATATAGTCAACTTAAATAAACATGTAAAAATGTTTAGTCAAGGAATGTGTCCTGTTTTTAAAATTGTACCTGGTCATTTACATTGGGAACGGATTCGTGAAAAACCTACTTACACT TTGGATCAAACAGGAAATGATTTTACATTATCATTTGCTTATACTGTTCCTGAAAATCCTAAAGCCATTACATATTTCGCGTTCACTTATCCTTTTTCTTATATTGATCtgcaaaattatttaagaaGAATAGAGGCAAAACTAGCAAGGAGAGATATTACTTGTGTAGATGATGTTTATTATCATAGGGAATGTGCAATAAAATCTTTAGAGGGACGAAGAttggatttaataacagtaaGCTCATTTCATAACATATCAACGGAGAGAGAAGATAGACTGAGCAATATGTTTTCTGATAAAAATGAAGAGAGACCTTTCAAATTTTGGGACAAAAAG gtAATTTTTATTAGTGCCAGGGTCCACCCAGGAGAAACACCATCTAGTTTCGTTTTTAATGGTCTTCTCAATTTTATTATAACCCGTGACGACCAAATTGCGATTAATCTCCGTCGCCTATACGTGTTCAAATTAATACCAATGCTCAATCCCGATGGTGTAGCCAAGGGTCATTATCGAATGGATACCAGAGGGGTCAACCTTAATAGGGTGTATTTAAATCCTTCTTTAAAAGATCACCCAACAATATATGCTGCAAGAAATTTAATAAg ATATTATCATAACACATACAAACTGCCAAAAGAGGACGAACTTTCAAGTGTTTATTTTGGAAATGGTGAGAATAATTTAAATGTCATTGATACCTCTCGTACAATTACAAGTATTGTACGCGACACTACAACAAGATTACTTCAACAG GTAACACTTATGACATTAGATGAAGTAAAAAGTAAAGATCAACCGGAAATTTTTCAGGAACCTACATTACTTAAAACGAATTCGGATGACATGCCTCAGG GTGGTGGAGAAGAGCTGTGTAATAAAACAGAAGATAGTGATAACTCTGTAGAACTTAACTCTGATAAAAAGACTTACACAGCCGTTGGCATAGGACATTTACCTAAAGACGATTCTGGTTTATATCTGTACATTGATCTACATGGCCATGCTTCGAAAAAAGGTGTCTTTATGTATGGCAATTACTTTGATAATGTAGAAGATACGATAACGTGTATGCTTCTGCCAAAATTGATGTCGATTAACAatccaaattttcattttacttcaTGCAATTTTACAGAAAAGAATATGTACATTAT AGATAAAAGAGATGGTATGTCAAGAGAAGGATCAGGTCGTGTAGCTGTATATAAATTAACTGGTCTTATACGTAGTTACACGCTTGAATGTAATTATAATTCTGGGCGTTTGGTAAATACTATACCTCCGAGGATTCGTGATGGCGTTAATAAGACCATGGCCCCTATGTTCGTTCCACCAAAGTATACTCCAGCAGTTTTTGAAGCG GTTGGAGCAGCATTAGGTCCTTCGATTTTAGATCTTACGAGTAATAATCCTAATAGTCGACTGCCAAATAGCCAATATCGTTGTTTAAGGGGTATAAAATCCTTTTTAAAATTATCGTATGTGAACAATCTTTCTACACCGTTAGGCAAGTCACTGAATAAG aaaaagcaaaacaTAAcggttaaaaatgattaa